Proteins encoded within one genomic window of Candidatus Binatia bacterium:
- the gyrB gene encoding DNA topoisomerase (ATP-hydrolyzing): MAKAREKGRYTAREIEVLEGLEPVRKRPGMYIGGVDAVGLHHLLWEILDNAVDEAINGFADRVEVVLHEDGETVTVSDNGRGIPTDVHPRYRKPALELILTTLHAGGKFGGRSYYRSGGLHGVGASVVTALSELLVAEVRRDGSRWEQRFARGKATTRLRRLGPARGHGTTITFRADPEIFPVTKFRPDWIRERLRSRAYLHRGLTLVFEDRAQATREEFRRERGLPEYVESLVAEGARVAVADVFSFEREGDVRIECALTWTEEAGEQVLSFVNGIPTPSGGTHEAGLRSGISKALRNYLSVRNAVPKGLSLSAEDTREGLVAVLSVYLRDPQFQGQTKERLNNPEVAARVETAVRTELENFLLGHPSQGQAVARRVLEAARRRAALRAAVEAVQRKSVSHRLNLPGKLADCSSTDPRVSELFIVEGDSAGGSAKQARDREFQAVLPLRGKVLNAEQASLSRVLANRELGDIVSALGCGSGKDFRIEKLRYHRICLLMDADSDGHHICTLLLTFFYRHMPELLRRGHVFLAQPPLYKIEVGSEVHWALDDAEKDRILRACNGRKVTVQRFKGLGEMNPRTLKETTLDPRKRTLLRVVVDDEEDTERTIQTLMGKDVEPRFRFIMERAGKVDDVDV; encoded by the coding sequence GTGGCGAAGGCGAGAGAAAAGGGTCGGTACACGGCCAGGGAAATCGAGGTCCTCGAGGGCCTCGAGCCCGTCCGGAAACGGCCGGGCATGTACATCGGCGGCGTGGATGCCGTGGGGCTCCACCACCTCCTCTGGGAGATTCTCGACAACGCCGTCGACGAGGCCATCAACGGTTTCGCCGACCGCGTCGAGGTGGTTCTCCACGAGGACGGCGAGACCGTCACGGTGAGCGACAACGGTCGAGGGATTCCCACGGACGTCCACCCCCGCTACCGCAAGCCGGCGCTCGAGCTCATCCTCACGACGCTCCACGCGGGCGGCAAGTTCGGTGGCCGGAGCTACTACCGTTCGGGTGGCCTCCACGGAGTGGGGGCGTCGGTCGTCACGGCACTGAGCGAGCTGCTCGTAGCCGAGGTCCGGCGAGACGGATCGCGCTGGGAGCAGCGCTTCGCGCGCGGCAAGGCGACGACGAGGCTCCGGCGGCTCGGTCCCGCTCGCGGACACGGAACGACGATCACGTTCCGGGCCGACCCGGAAATTTTTCCCGTGACCAAGTTCCGGCCCGACTGGATCCGCGAGCGGTTGCGGTCCCGCGCCTACCTCCACAGGGGCCTCACGCTGGTTTTCGAGGACCGGGCGCAGGCGACGCGGGAAGAGTTCCGGCGCGAGCGGGGGCTTCCGGAGTACGTGGAAAGCCTCGTGGCCGAGGGAGCCAGGGTGGCCGTGGCCGACGTCTTTTCCTTCGAGCGGGAGGGCGACGTCCGCATCGAGTGCGCTCTCACCTGGACCGAAGAGGCGGGCGAGCAGGTGCTCTCCTTCGTGAACGGGATTCCCACGCCCTCGGGCGGGACGCACGAGGCGGGGCTGCGTTCGGGGATTTCCAAGGCCCTTCGCAACTACCTTTCCGTACGGAACGCGGTGCCGAAAGGGCTTTCACTCTCGGCCGAGGACACGCGCGAGGGGCTCGTGGCCGTGCTTTCCGTCTACCTCCGGGACCCGCAGTTCCAGGGCCAGACCAAAGAAAGGCTCAACAACCCCGAGGTGGCGGCGCGCGTCGAGACGGCGGTGCGGACCGAGCTCGAGAACTTTCTGCTGGGGCACCCCTCGCAGGGGCAGGCCGTGGCCCGCAGGGTTCTCGAAGCCGCCCGCAGGAGAGCGGCGCTGCGGGCCGCCGTCGAGGCGGTGCAGAGAAAGAGCGTTTCGCATCGCCTCAACCTGCCGGGCAAGCTCGCGGACTGCAGCTCCACGGACCCGAGGGTGAGCGAGCTTTTCATCGTGGAAGGAGACTCGGCGGGCGGCTCGGCCAAACAAGCCCGGGACCGGGAGTTCCAGGCCGTGCTGCCGCTGCGGGGGAAGGTCCTGAACGCCGAGCAAGCCTCGCTTTCCCGCGTGCTCGCCAACCGGGAGCTCGGGGACATCGTCTCCGCTCTCGGGTGCGGGTCGGGAAAAGACTTCCGGATCGAGAAGCTGCGCTACCATCGGATCTGCCTTCTCATGGACGCGGATTCCGACGGTCACCACATCTGCACGCTCCTGCTCACGTTTTTCTACCGCCACATGCCCGAGCTGCTCCGCCGCGGCCACGTCTTCCTCGCGCAGCCCCCCCTCTACAAGATCGAGGTGGGATCGGAAGTGCACTGGGCTCTCGACGACGCGGAAAAGGATCGGATCCTGCGGGCCTGTAACGGCAGGAAGGTCACGGTCCAGCGCTTCAAGGGGCTCGGGGAGATGAATCCGCGGACGCTCAAGGAAACGACGCTCGACCCGCGGAAGAGGACGCTTTTGCGCGTGGTCGTGGACGACGAAGAAGACACGGAGCGGACGATCCAGACGCTGATGGGAAAGGACGTCGAGCCTCGTTTCCGTTTCATCATGGAACGGGCGGGGAAAGTCGACGACGTGGACGTGTGA
- a CDS encoding MaoC family dehydratase, with protein MEEIRFDDIEGLRKKIGEEWSDWGPEVEVTQEMIDKFAELTGDHQWIHVDVERAKRESPFGTTIAHGFLTLSLLPTLRSRSDFRIVGYGNATNYGADKLRFISPVPAGSKIRARSRLVAVEPHPKGTQVTQEIAVHVVGNDEKPALLYRMIVLYHPPMKREG; from the coding sequence ATGGAGGAAATTCGTTTCGACGACATCGAGGGCCTGCGCAAGAAGATCGGCGAAGAGTGGAGCGACTGGGGGCCGGAGGTGGAGGTGACGCAGGAGATGATCGACAAGTTCGCGGAGCTGACCGGCGATCACCAGTGGATCCACGTGGACGTCGAGAGGGCGAAGCGGGAAAGCCCTTTCGGGACCACGATCGCCCACGGTTTCCTCACGCTCAGTCTCCTTCCCACGCTGCGCAGCCGTTCGGACTTCCGCATCGTCGGGTACGGAAACGCGACGAACTACGGAGCCGACAAGTTGCGTTTCATTTCGCCGGTGCCCGCCGGTAGCAAGATCCGCGCGCGGTCGCGGCTCGTGGCCGTGGAGCCGCACCCGAAGGGCACGCAGGTCACGCAGGAAATCGCCGTGCACGTCGTCGGCAACGACGAAAAGCCCGCACTTCTCTACAGGATGATCGTTCTCTACCACCCCCCCATGAAACGCGAGGGGTGA